The Ignatzschineria rhizosphaerae genome contains a region encoding:
- a CDS encoding GNAT family N-acetyltransferase — translation MSEQKNVVISYATQADFAAWLPLWQGYQEFYEVSLSEKVTTTSWNRFLDPQYDQHCIVAKVGDEIVGFAHFLFHSSTWAVGAYCYLEDLFVSPTVRGQQVGKQLIEFLTEVAKSRHCERVYWHTQETNHRAQRLYDWIAEKPGMIKYLITLP, via the coding sequence ATGAGTGAGCAAAAGAACGTCGTCATTAGTTATGCAACACAAGCGGATTTTGCTGCGTGGTTGCCCCTTTGGCAAGGATATCAGGAGTTTTATGAGGTGAGCCTTTCTGAGAAGGTCACCACGACTTCTTGGAATCGTTTTTTAGATCCGCAATATGATCAGCATTGTATTGTGGCAAAAGTAGGGGATGAGATAGTGGGCTTTGCGCATTTCTTATTTCATTCATCTACTTGGGCGGTTGGGGCATATTGTTATCTTGAGGATCTTTTTGTCTCCCCCACAGTTCGTGGGCAGCAAGTGGGTAAGCAGTTAATTGAATTTTTAACAGAGGTTGCTAAATCTCGACATTGCGAAAGAGTCTATTGGCACACGCAAGAGACTAATCACCGTGCACAGCGCCTATATGATTGGATTGCTGAAAAGCCTGGGATGATCAAATATCTTATTACTTTGCCATAA
- a CDS encoding PLP-dependent aminotransferase family protein: MRQKAIFPELQLQEGRLNEQVYHAIHQAILSGKLPAGTKIPSSRHLSEMMHVSRNTILQGIEQLIDEGYLETRRGSGTYVVPYAIQALPDQLITNAQNIPPSAKPVEAPQISDAISQLQSGWKSYQNRQKPFMVFKVGVGCTDLFPQTTWSRLLGRISRHSHKEITCYNDVMGYLPLREALANYLTATRGVQTTADHIMIVNGTQQAINLAIQVLLNPYDEVILDDPGYDGALGAFLSRHIKVNRVKGDEEGTDIPFAEKHYPKSKLIYSTPSHQFPLGTTMSLSRRLQLLEWANAGNRWIFEDDYNGEFRYRSRSIQALQGLDHMNRVIYSGTFSKMFYPGFRLGFLALPTALIEPFKIAKYYADACNSFLEQAVLAAFIKEGEYAKHVRRIRRACLERKNTLRSSVQEHFADDLIIPPTDSGIHSVAWLKNSEDLPYLLEACQTLNLGPQSLDRHRSKPLSQKALLFGFAAHSPEIITDNIQNLAKLFYALKKSH; encoded by the coding sequence ATGCGACAAAAAGCCATTTTTCCAGAATTACAGCTTCAAGAAGGTCGGCTCAATGAGCAGGTCTATCATGCGATTCATCAAGCAATCTTAAGTGGCAAACTCCCTGCTGGGACGAAAATTCCCTCTAGCCGGCATCTTTCTGAGATGATGCATGTTTCTCGCAATACCATTTTACAAGGGATTGAGCAGCTCATCGATGAAGGCTATCTTGAAACTCGAAGAGGATCTGGCACTTATGTCGTCCCTTATGCTATTCAAGCATTACCTGATCAACTCATTACCAACGCGCAAAATATCCCACCATCGGCAAAGCCAGTCGAAGCACCTCAAATTAGTGATGCAATCTCACAGCTACAATCAGGATGGAAAAGTTATCAAAATAGACAAAAACCTTTTATGGTCTTTAAGGTAGGCGTGGGTTGTACTGATCTCTTTCCGCAAACAACTTGGAGCCGATTATTAGGGAGAATCTCTCGCCATTCACACAAAGAGATCACTTGCTATAACGATGTGATGGGTTATCTCCCGTTACGAGAAGCGCTTGCTAATTACCTTACGGCAACACGAGGCGTTCAAACTACGGCAGATCACATTATGATCGTCAATGGCACCCAACAAGCCATTAATCTTGCGATTCAAGTGCTTCTTAACCCATATGATGAGGTTATTCTCGATGATCCTGGCTATGATGGCGCTCTTGGCGCTTTTTTAAGCCGGCATATTAAAGTTAATCGGGTAAAAGGGGATGAAGAAGGAACAGATATCCCTTTTGCCGAAAAACATTATCCTAAGAGTAAATTGATCTACAGTACGCCATCTCATCAATTCCCCTTAGGTACAACCATGAGCCTATCTCGGCGCTTACAACTACTAGAATGGGCAAATGCCGGCAATCGTTGGATATTTGAAGATGATTATAATGGGGAGTTTCGCTACCGATCAAGATCTATTCAAGCCTTGCAAGGATTAGATCACATGAACCGCGTGATCTATTCCGGCACCTTCTCTAAGATGTTTTATCCGGGATTTCGCTTAGGATTTCTGGCACTACCGACTGCTTTAATTGAACCTTTTAAAATTGCCAAATATTACGCAGATGCTTGTAACTCTTTTTTAGAGCAAGCAGTATTAGCAGCTTTTATTAAAGAGGGGGAATATGCCAAACATGTTCGCCGAATTCGCCGTGCATGTTTAGAGCGAAAAAACACCTTAAGATCAAGCGTTCAAGAACATTTTGCAGATGATCTTATCATTCCTCCTACAGACTCCGGGATTCATAGTGTCGCTTGGCTTAAAAACTCAGAAGACCTTCCCTACCTACTGGAGGCTTGCCAAACGCTTAACCTTGGGCCGCAATCCTTAGATAGGCACCGATCAAAGCCCTTATCGCAAAAAGCGCTACTCTTTGGTTTTGCGGCGCACTCTCCAGAAATTATTACGGATAATATTCAAAATCTTGCAAAATTATTCTATGCTTTAAAGAAGAGTCATTAA
- a CDS encoding uracil-DNA glycosylase family protein has translation MTPLKKIFTAIKEDPMNQVYTKQGIDPLYSASTKAKILIIGQAPGRIAEETKLYWNDPSGDQLREWLQVSRETFYDTDLFAILPMDFYFPGKGQSGDLPPRKGFAEKWHPKLLELMPNIQLTIIIGSYANHAYLATSPKETLTDIVHHYAQYLPKYFPLVHPSPRNRIWQKKNPWFKQEVVPALQIQVQKILR, from the coding sequence ATGACGCCCCTCAAAAAGATCTTTACAGCGATCAAAGAAGATCCGATGAATCAAGTCTATACTAAGCAAGGAATCGACCCTCTTTACAGTGCATCCACGAAGGCGAAGATTTTAATTATCGGTCAGGCGCCAGGAAGAATTGCCGAAGAGACTAAACTTTACTGGAATGATCCAAGCGGTGATCAATTACGCGAATGGTTACAAGTTTCACGGGAAACATTTTATGATACAGACCTCTTTGCGATCTTACCGATGGATTTTTACTTCCCCGGCAAAGGTCAATCTGGCGATCTTCCTCCGCGTAAAGGTTTTGCTGAAAAGTGGCACCCAAAGCTATTGGAACTAATGCCAAATATCCAACTGACAATTATCATTGGTAGCTACGCCAATCACGCATACTTAGCAACTTCTCCTAAAGAAACATTGACTGACATCGTCCATCACTACGCACAATACCTTCCAAAATACTTCCCCCTAGTCCACCCATCTCCCCGCAATCGCATTTGGCAAAAGAAAAACCCGTGGTTCAAGCAAGAAGTAGTGCCGGCATTACAAATTCAGGTGCAAAAAATTCTTCGTTAA
- a CDS encoding carbon starvation CstA family protein codes for MFTFIGGILLLILGYFTYGRYVEKVFGIKERPTPAYTSSDGVDYVPMNTAKNSLIQLLNIAGVGPIFGPILGALYGPVAFLWIVFGCILAGGVHDYLTGMISIRNRGAHLPELAEKFLGKAMRHIVNAFALLLLVLVGTVFVSAPGQLLYDLMGGKVGMALIVSVIFIYYVLATLLPIDKIIGRFYPIFGMLLVLSAVGIGVGLIVTGEAANIPELTLTNLHPGGLAIFPLLFLTISCGALSGFHATQSPIISRTTQNERHGRKIFYGMMIAEGVIAMIWAAAAMAMFYDPTAPFGAGLSTVLKEGGPALVVSKVAVMMLGGFGGTIAILGVIILPITSGDTAFRSARMIIADYLKIGQEKITRRLWIALPMFVISAILLQLDFNILWRYFSWANQSTAVIALFVGAMYLYISHKNYWISLLPGIFMLMATTTYILEQPIGFGLSTEISQIGAVIISVILVALFFWQAKRQRALDMPLEEDLTGWDGSAPEGYGFNCKGL; via the coding sequence ATGTTTACATTTATTGGGGGTATATTATTATTGATCCTTGGGTATTTTACCTATGGACGATATGTTGAGAAAGTCTTTGGAATTAAGGAGCGCCCAACACCGGCTTACACAAGTAGCGATGGGGTTGATTATGTTCCTATGAATACAGCAAAGAATTCTTTAATTCAGCTTTTAAATATTGCCGGTGTAGGTCCTATTTTTGGCCCTATTTTAGGAGCATTATATGGGCCTGTGGCCTTTTTATGGATTGTTTTTGGCTGTATCTTAGCGGGCGGAGTACATGATTATTTAACAGGAATGATCTCTATCCGTAATCGGGGCGCCCATCTACCAGAGCTTGCCGAGAAGTTTTTAGGGAAGGCGATGCGCCATATTGTAAATGCGTTTGCACTATTATTGTTAGTGCTTGTGGGAACGGTCTTTGTGTCAGCGCCAGGGCAGTTACTTTATGATCTAATGGGTGGAAAGGTTGGAATGGCGCTTATTGTCTCTGTAATCTTTATCTACTATGTATTAGCGACACTATTGCCGATTGATAAAATTATTGGCCGTTTTTATCCAATTTTTGGCATGTTATTAGTATTAAGTGCTGTGGGGATTGGTGTGGGCCTTATCGTCACAGGGGAAGCTGCAAATATTCCGGAGCTAACATTAACGAATCTCCATCCTGGTGGTTTAGCGATTTTCCCTCTTCTCTTTTTAACTATCTCGTGTGGCGCGCTATCAGGTTTTCATGCTACACAATCACCTATTATCTCTCGAACGACACAAAATGAACGTCATGGGCGTAAAATTTTCTACGGAATGATGATTGCAGAAGGGGTTATCGCGATGATTTGGGCGGCGGCTGCAATGGCGATGTTTTATGATCCTACAGCCCCATTTGGCGCTGGATTAAGTACGGTTCTTAAAGAAGGCGGACCTGCGTTAGTGGTGAGTAAAGTTGCGGTCATGATGTTAGGTGGTTTTGGCGGTACTATTGCTATTTTAGGGGTGATTATTTTACCGATTACCTCTGGAGATACAGCCTTTAGAAGCGCTAGAATGATTATTGCTGACTATCTAAAAATTGGGCAAGAGAAAATTACTCGTCGTTTATGGATTGCATTACCGATGTTTGTAATCTCGGCAATTTTATTACAACTAGATTTTAATATTCTATGGCGTTATTTCTCATGGGCGAATCAGTCAACCGCAGTGATTGCACTTTTTGTTGGGGCTATGTATCTCTATATTAGTCATAAAAATTACTGGATTTCATTATTGCCAGGAATCTTTATGTTAATGGCTACAACAACCTATATCTTAGAACAGCCTATTGGATTTGGTTTATCGACAGAGATTTCTCAAATCGGGGCGGTGATTATCTCGGTAATATTAGTTGCGCTCTTCTTTTGGCAGGCAAAGCGTCAAAGAGCATTAGATATGCCACTGGAAGAAGATTTAACAGGATGGGATGGCTCAGCGCCAGAAGGTTATGGCTTTAATTGTAAGGGACTTTAA
- a CDS encoding non-heme iron oxygenase ferredoxin subunit yields the protein MAKVFICKVDDLEKGEMRKFETEVGELLAFNRNGEYFVTDDMCTHATASLSEGDYFDDTVSCPKHWGEFNIMTGEATAAPCKKPLRTYRVMVEESDVYIDSELEAVDAIN from the coding sequence ATGGCAAAAGTATTTATCTGTAAGGTTGATGATCTTGAAAAAGGCGAAATGCGCAAGTTTGAAACGGAAGTGGGGGAGCTGCTGGCATTTAATCGTAATGGTGAATATTTTGTAACAGATGATATGTGTACTCATGCTACAGCATCTCTTTCCGAAGGGGATTACTTTGATGATACGGTAAGTTGTCCGAAGCATTGGGGGGAATTTAATATCATGACAGGAGAAGCAACGGCTGCGCCTTGTAAGAAGCCTCTTCGTACCTATCGAGTGATGGTTGAAGAGAGTGATGTTTATATAGATAGCGAATTAGAAGCAGTAGATGCTATTAATTAG
- the lpdA gene encoding dihydrolipoyl dehydrogenase, translating into MAAKEFDVIVIGGGPAGYVNAIRAAQLGLKTACVEKWIGKSGKPALGGTCLNVGCIPSKALLESSALYVNAKDASAEHGITVGDIKMDPKGMIERKDKIVTELTSGIAMLFQANKVEWLQGAGKLLKDNVVEVTDHEGKVATYKAKDVVLATGSVPMDIPSAVVDNKRIIDSEGALNLTEVPKRLGVIGAGVIGLEMASVWSRLGSEVVIFEAMDNFLSAADQQIAKDAAKHFKKQGLDIRLGAKVTESKASAKDVVVKYADKDGDHEEKFDYLLVAVGRKAFTDGIVDEAVGLEMDGRLVKADDNCKTNIANVWAIGDLVRGPMLAHKGSAEGIAVAQRIAGQYGRVNYDAVPWVIYTHPEIAWAGKTQEQCKADGIDVVTSSFPFAASGRAKAMGATEGLVKVIADAKTDKLLGVHIVGANASELIHEAVIVLEFGGTSEDLASTMHAHPTLAESVMEAAHGIHKSAIHMMNRK; encoded by the coding sequence ATGGCAGCGAAAGAATTTGATGTAATTGTAATTGGTGGTGGTCCTGCAGGTTATGTAAATGCTATCCGCGCAGCGCAGCTAGGTCTTAAAACAGCGTGTGTTGAGAAGTGGATTGGTAAATCAGGAAAGCCCGCGTTAGGTGGAACTTGCTTAAACGTAGGTTGTATCCCTTCTAAAGCTCTCTTAGAATCATCAGCGCTCTATGTTAATGCAAAAGATGCATCAGCTGAGCATGGTATTACGGTAGGTGATATCAAGATGGATCCTAAAGGTATGATCGAGCGTAAAGATAAGATCGTTACTGAATTAACCTCTGGTATTGCAATGCTATTCCAAGCGAATAAAGTAGAGTGGTTACAAGGTGCTGGCAAACTTCTTAAAGATAATGTTGTTGAAGTTACAGATCATGAGGGGAAAGTTGCAACCTATAAAGCGAAAGATGTGGTTTTAGCAACAGGTTCGGTGCCAATGGATATTCCATCAGCAGTGGTTGATAATAAGCGTATTATCGACTCAGAAGGCGCACTTAACTTAACAGAAGTGCCAAAACGTTTAGGCGTGATTGGTGCCGGTGTTATTGGTTTAGAGATGGCGAGCGTTTGGTCGCGTTTAGGCTCTGAAGTTGTGATTTTTGAAGCGATGGATAACTTCCTTTCAGCAGCTGATCAGCAAATTGCTAAAGATGCCGCGAAACACTTTAAGAAGCAAGGCTTAGATATTCGTTTAGGCGCGAAAGTGACAGAGTCTAAAGCAAGCGCGAAAGACGTTGTTGTAAAATATGCTGATAAAGATGGTGATCATGAAGAGAAATTTGATTATCTTTTAGTAGCTGTTGGTCGTAAGGCATTTACAGATGGCATCGTGGATGAAGCTGTAGGTCTTGAGATGGATGGTCGTTTAGTTAAAGCAGACGATAACTGTAAGACTAATATTGCCAATGTTTGGGCAATCGGTGACTTAGTTCGTGGTCCGATGCTTGCGCATAAAGGATCGGCTGAAGGGATTGCTGTTGCTCAGCGTATTGCAGGGCAGTATGGCCGTGTTAATTATGATGCAGTGCCATGGGTAATCTATACGCATCCTGAAATTGCTTGGGCAGGAAAAACGCAAGAGCAATGTAAAGCAGATGGTATTGATGTTGTGACAAGTTCATTCCCATTTGCGGCATCAGGCCGAGCGAAAGCAATGGGTGCAACGGAAGGTTTAGTTAAAGTCATTGCAGATGCAAAAACGGATAAACTTCTTGGTGTTCATATTGTTGGGGCAAATGCTTCAGAGTTAATTCATGAGGCAGTGATTGTTCTTGAATTTGGCGGTACTTCTGAAGATCTCGCAAGTACAATGCATGCTCACCCAACTTTAGCAGAAAGTGTAATGGAAGCAGCACACGGCATTCATAAAAGTGCAATTCATATGATGAACCGTAAATAA
- the odhB gene encoding 2-oxoglutarate dehydrogenase complex dihydrolipoyllysine-residue succinyltransferase produces the protein MSIEIKVPVLPESVADALLSAWHKQVGDFIEEGENLVDLETDKVMLEVPATVSGVIKEIKVEEGTDVTEGTVLAIIEEGAAPAGDAAPAAETKAEAAPAAAQAESNDDVGMSPTVRRLVEENKLDISKIPATGKNGRHLKEDIENFMKNGGAKSASAKAPSVAAVPTGERVEKRVPMTRLRARIAERLLDATNTTAMLTTFNEINMEPVMSMRKKYQDRFTKTHGVKLGFMSFFVKAAVEALKKYPAVNASIDGNDIIYHGYFDIGIAVSSPRGLVVPIIRNADQLSLADIEKQIIEYATKAREGSLTLEEMTGGTFTITNGGVFGSMLSTPIINPPQSGILGMHNTYERPIVKDGQIIAAPMMYVAHSYDHRIIDGAEAVGFLVSIKESLEDPASMLLEL, from the coding sequence ATGAGTATTGAAATTAAAGTTCCGGTATTACCAGAGTCAGTTGCAGATGCGTTGTTATCAGCATGGCATAAACAGGTTGGCGATTTCATTGAGGAAGGTGAAAATCTTGTTGATCTTGAAACTGATAAAGTTATGCTCGAAGTTCCTGCGACAGTTAGTGGCGTGATCAAAGAGATCAAAGTTGAGGAAGGCACTGACGTTACAGAAGGTACTGTACTTGCAATTATCGAAGAAGGTGCAGCGCCAGCAGGGGATGCAGCGCCTGCTGCAGAAACAAAAGCAGAAGCAGCGCCAGCAGCGGCACAAGCAGAATCAAATGACGATGTAGGTATGTCACCGACCGTTCGCCGTTTAGTGGAAGAGAATAAATTAGATATCTCAAAAATCCCAGCAACAGGTAAAAATGGTCGTCATTTAAAAGAAGATATCGAAAACTTCATGAAAAATGGCGGTGCAAAATCAGCATCGGCAAAAGCACCATCAGTGGCAGCAGTACCAACAGGTGAGCGTGTAGAAAAACGTGTACCAATGACACGTTTACGTGCTCGTATTGCAGAGCGTCTCCTTGATGCAACGAATACAACCGCAATGCTGACAACGTTCAATGAAATTAACATGGAACCTGTCATGAGTATGCGTAAGAAGTATCAAGATCGCTTTACAAAAACACATGGTGTGAAGCTTGGCTTTATGTCATTCTTCGTAAAAGCTGCGGTTGAAGCGCTTAAAAAATACCCAGCGGTGAATGCATCGATTGATGGTAACGATATTATCTATCATGGTTATTTTGATATCGGGATTGCAGTATCATCACCACGTGGACTTGTCGTACCAATTATTCGTAATGCAGACCAATTAAGCTTAGCGGATATTGAAAAGCAAATTATCGAGTATGCAACAAAAGCAAGAGAAGGTTCATTAACACTTGAAGAGATGACCGGTGGAACATTCACGATTACCAATGGTGGTGTATTTGGTTCAATGCTTTCAACACCAATTATTAACCCACCACAAAGTGGTATTTTAGGTATGCATAATACTTATGAGCGTCCAATTGTGAAAGATGGTCAAATTATTGCAGCGCCAATGATGTATGTTGCACATTCATATGACCACAGAATTATCGATGGTGCAGAAGCGGTTGGTTTCTTAGTTTCTATTAAAGAGTCGCTTGAAGATCCTGCAAGCATGCTTTTAGAGCTGTAA